A DNA window from Pecten maximus unplaced genomic scaffold, xPecMax1.1, whole genome shotgun sequence contains the following coding sequences:
- the LOC117321453 gene encoding uncharacterized protein LOC117321453: MATTLLISVFVLVNLIGQSLQHGRMMDPVQRSSMWRKGFNTPPNYEDTQLYCGGRDAIQRLGGLCGVCGDPYEADVRENEAGGAFANGIIVRSYPIGTSRIRVTIDLTAYHKGYYEFRICPHNNVTAPVTQECLNKYLLPVAEADVDQGEPTRYYPESGGMHELTLFLPRGISCSQCVLQWRYRTGNSWGVNKEGRGCIGCGVQEEFRNCADISIGSETSVGDVATRPKPLPVTTMRPRPPVRPRTIPVTTTTTTPSTTTARPQQQRPDVNRAGLRDRWGRPLPNTRPQQDRFPSIDRRPSPVVRPVSNRRPSPAMKRPEPRDPFRRPTRPIWRRPGIPRSQHRIGSRHNPIIQGLDVMAESRQPWGDRSFVNVRPATTTPTPVRATNIGLDWNAVLQLNLEQLRTFLGRLRMLQFQTPFRSSRTRTPTQTHSFENRLFMSPEMPMSDQSMAFRASDNTITVPGDANEAGASVTRQETEPVDIYINRYNTLSSGALEASDDPKEAWYTSVVADMKRKNNAGASENLL; the protein is encoded by the exons ATGGCTACAACACTATTAATAAGTGTGTTTGTGTTGGTGAATTTGATTGGACAATCTCTCCAACATGGTCGAATGATGGATCCGGTTCAAAGGTCATCAATGTGGAGAAAAGGTTTCAATACGCCACCAAATTATGAGGACACTCAATTGTACTGCGGGGGACGTGAT GCAATTCAACGACTTGGCGgattgtgtggtgtatgtggCGACCCCTATGAGGCGGATGTTCGTGAAAACGAGGCTGGTGGGGCGTTCGCTAATGGTATCATCGTACGATCGTATCCGATTGGGACGTCCAGAATCCGTGTAACCATTGACTTGACAGCTTATCACAAGGGATATTATGAGTTCCGGATCTGTCCCCACAATAATGTCACGGCTCCGGTTACCCAGGAATGTTTGAACAAATATCTACTTCCTGTCGCAGAAGCGGACGTCGACCAAGGCGAGCCTACCAGATATTACCCAGAGTCTGGTGGCATGCATGAACTTACTCTGTTCCTTCCTCGCGGAATATCCTGCTCACAATGTGTGTTACAGTGGCGGTACCGAACAG GAAACAGCTGGGGTGTAAACAAAGAAGGCCGTGGGTGCATAGGTTGTGGAGTACAGGAGGAATTTCGTAACTGTGCAGATATTAGTATAGGATCCGAAACCTCCGTTGGGGACGTCGCGACGAGACCAAAACCACTTCCAGTTACAACGATGCGTCCAAGACCTCCTGTCAGACCTAGAACCATACCAGTCACTACTACTACCACAACGCCGAGTACAACCACAGCACGTCCTCAACAGCAGCGCCCGGATGTAAATCGGGCGGGATTAAGAGACCGATGGGGGCGACCTCTACCCAATACACGTCCTCAGCAAGATAGATTCCCGTCAATAGATAGACGCCCGTCACCAGTTGTACGACCTGTCTCAAACAGACGGCCTTCACCAGCAATGAAAAGACCCGAACCACGTGACCCGTTCAGGAGACCAACGAGGCCTATTTGGAGGAGACCAGGTATACCTCGTTCCCAACATAGAATAGGATCACGACATAACCCAATTATACAGGGATTAGATGTCATGGCAGAAAGTCGACAACCTTGGGGAGACCGCTCGTTTGTTAACGTTAGACCGGCAACCACAACACCGACCCCTGTTAGGGCGACGAACATTGGTCTTGATTGGAACGCTGTACTGCAACTTAATCTGGAACAGTTGAGGACATTTCTGGGCAGACTACGCATGCTCCAGTTCCAGACACCGTTCCGGTCTTCAAGAACACGTACACCAACACAAACTCATTCTTTTGAAAATCGTCTTTTTATGTCACCAGAGATGCCTATGTCGGATCAGAGTATGGCCTTCCGAGCATCTGATAATACCATAACGGTACCTGGAGACGCGAACGAGGCAGGCGCAAGTGTAACCCGACAGGAAACGGAACCAGTCGACATATACATTAATAGGTATAATACACTCAGTTCTGGGGCTCTGGAGGCCAGTGACGACCCTAAGGAAGCTTGGTATACTAGCGTTGTTGCTGACATGAAAAGGAAAAACAACGCTGGAGCTTCTGAGAATCTCCTTTAG